The following are encoded together in the Gemmobacter sp. genome:
- a CDS encoding amino acid ABC transporter permease produces the protein MTRVIAEVIQPPRPAPDRRPGAWDRARDGLFWSPGATLVTLALGAALLALAWVFLRWALVGAVWPAGLPADQASAACRAATGACWAMVDEKARLILFGVYPYAEQWRAAIAAGLMVALYALSLWPRCWRPWLGLVWLGVLVAVVVLMRGGLFGLRHVPDSDWGGLPVTLILATFGLALAFPLAVLLALARQATGRPVIRTLAVVFIEFARGVPLLVVLFMASVMFPLFLPPGVEISKLLRVLVAFTLFAAAYLAEVIRGGLQGIPQGQYEAARALALGYWRSTAWVILPQALRLVIPAIVNVFIGFFKATSIVAVVGIIDLLTSSKRAVSDPLWQGFEFEVYLVSGLIYFAFCYAMSRASQRLERDLARDRHR, from the coding sequence ATGACCCGGGTGATTGCCGAAGTAATTCAGCCGCCCCGCCCGGCCCCGGATCGCCGGCCCGGTGCGTGGGACCGGGCGCGCGACGGCCTGTTCTGGTCGCCCGGCGCCACGCTTGTCACGCTGGCCCTGGGCGCGGCGCTGCTGGCGCTGGCGTGGGTATTCCTGCGATGGGCGCTGGTGGGGGCGGTCTGGCCGGCCGGGCTGCCCGCCGATCAGGCCAGCGCGGCCTGTCGTGCCGCGACCGGCGCCTGCTGGGCCATGGTGGATGAAAAGGCGCGGCTGATCCTGTTCGGGGTCTATCCCTATGCCGAACAATGGCGGGCGGCGATTGCGGCGGGGCTGATGGTCGCACTGTATGCGCTGTCGTTGTGGCCGCGCTGCTGGCGGCCGTGGCTGGGGCTGGTCTGGCTGGGGGTGCTGGTCGCCGTCGTCGTCCTGATGCGCGGCGGGCTGTTCGGCCTGCGCCATGTGCCCGACAGCGACTGGGGCGGGCTGCCGGTGACCCTGATCCTGGCGACATTCGGGCTGGCGCTGGCCTTTCCGCTGGCGGTGCTGCTGGCCTTGGCGCGGCAGGCCACGGGGCGCCCGGTGATCCGCACGCTGGCGGTGGTGTTCATCGAATTCGCCCGCGGCGTGCCGCTTTTGGTGGTGCTGTTCATGGCCAGCGTGATGTTTCCGCTGTTCCTGCCGCCCGGCGTCGAAATCTCCAAGCTGTTGCGGGTGCTGGTGGCCTTTACCCTGTTCGCCGCCGCCTATCTGGCCGAGGTGATCCGGGGCGGGTTGCAAGGCATTCCGCAGGGCCAGTATGAGGCGGCGCGGGCGCTGGCCTTGGGATATTGGCGCAGCACCGCCTGGGTGATCCTGCCGCAGGCGCTGCGGCTGGTGATCCCGGCCATCGTCAATGTGTTCATCGGGTTCTTCAAGGCTACCTCGATCGTGGCCGTCGTGGGCATCATCGACCTGCTGACATCATCCAAACGCGCGGTGTCCGATCCGCTGTGGCAGGGGTTCGAATTC
- a CDS encoding ABC transporter permease subunit (The N-terminal region of this protein, as described by TIGR01726, is a three transmembrane segment that identifies a subfamily of ABC transporter permease subunits, which specificities that include histidine, arginine, glutamine, glutamate, L-cystine (sic), the opines (in Agrobacterium) octopine and nopaline, etc.) — protein sequence MSLARTKARRAALRLALMQGLAFAGLGLGAFWLFHITLVALEARGIRTGLDFLLEPARSKVANAPFDFRPGEHTNGAALIAGALNTLKITAACIVLCSVLGLAIGLGRLARHALVARVCAGLVEGVRNLPVLIQLSIWYMLLLSLPGPRVAEPVAGGALLLSNRGIYLAFPAADPLWLWSAGLLVLVLAGGWRRMGGIGLAGFGGVAVCLPWLVAGHLPVVIWPEAKGLRTVAGLSVTPEFAAFVLALSIYTATFVAEIVRAAILAVPRGQVEAAQALALRPGTARRSVIYPQALRIALPSLGNEYLGVLKNSSLAVVVGYQEIVGVGNTVMFDTGQTVEVMGLLALYFLAVSLLVSAGVNWLNLRGARGLVR from the coding sequence ATGAGCCTTGCCCGGACCAAGGCCCGCAGGGCCGCGCTGCGGCTGGCCCTGATGCAGGGGCTGGCCTTTGCGGGCCTTGGTCTGGGCGCCTTCTGGCTGTTCCATATCACGCTGGTCGCGCTGGAGGCGCGGGGGATCCGCACGGGGCTGGACTTCCTGCTGGAACCCGCGCGCAGCAAGGTGGCCAACGCGCCGTTTGACTTTCGCCCGGGCGAACACACCAATGGTGCCGCGCTGATCGCCGGGGCGCTGAACACGCTCAAGATCACGGCGGCCTGCATTGTGCTGTGTTCGGTGCTGGGGCTGGCGATCGGGCTGGGGCGGCTGGCGCGCCATGCGCTGGTCGCTCGCGTTTGCGCCGGGCTGGTCGAGGGCGTGCGCAACCTGCCGGTGCTGATCCAGCTGTCGATCTGGTATATGCTGCTGCTGTCGCTGCCCGGCCCCCGGGTGGCCGAGCCGGTGGCGGGCGGCGCGCTGCTGCTGTCGAACCGGGGAATTTATCTGGCCTTTCCGGCCGCCGATCCGCTGTGGCTGTGGTCGGCGGGGCTGCTGGTGCTGGTGCTGGCCGGGGGCTGGCGCCGGATGGGCGGCATCGGCCTTGCGGGGTTTGGTGGCGTGGCTGTCTGCCTGCCGTGGCTGGTTGCCGGGCACCTGCCGGTGGTGATCTGGCCCGAGGCCAAGGGCCTGCGCACCGTCGCCGGTCTGTCGGTCACCCCTGAATTCGCGGCCTTTGTGCTGGCCCTGTCGATCTACACCGCCACCTTCGTGGCCGAGATCGTGCGCGCCGCCATTCTGGCCGTGCCACGCGGTCAGGTCGAGGCGGCGCAGGCCCTTGCCCTGCGTCCTGGCACGGCGCGGCGGTCGGTGATCTATCCGCAGGCGCTGCGCATTGCGCTGCCCTCCTTGGGCAATGAATATCTGGGGGTGCTCAAGAACAGCTCGCTGGCCGTTGTGGTGGGCTATCAGGAGATTGTCGGCGTCGGGAATACCGTGATGTTCGATACCGGCCAGACGGTCGAGGTGATGGGGCTGCTGGCGCTGTATTTCCTGGCCGTATCGCTGCTGGTCAGCGCCGGGGTGAACTGGCTGAACCTGCGCGGCGCGCGGGGGTTGGTGCGATGA
- a CDS encoding amino acid ABC transporter substrate-binding protein yields the protein MTQLPLHRAVSAAALVAAGVLGAMPALAQGKSPTLDAVRAKGELACGVIGSSFGFSLPDSKGVMQGIDADGCRAVAAATLGDASKVRYVPLQASQRLSALQSGEVDVLYAQLTWTLTRETDSGVQMAAVNYFDGTGFMVPKELGVESAADLDGASVCTLQGPGEVTMRDYFGFLGKDYTPVLFSEGAEARKAFLAGRCDAYMIDQSFLISFHNSLGADKDKFMVLPETISNEPLTGAVRKGDPAWFDIVRYAHIAMVNAEEHGITSANVGSFGAEASPAVKRILGLDGKLGESLGLDPEWAKRIIAQVGNYAEVWDRSFGATGADRSQNNLPKNGGLQVPYPMR from the coding sequence ATGACCCAACTTCCGCTGCACCGCGCTGTCAGCGCCGCCGCCCTTGTTGCCGCCGGTGTGCTGGGCGCCATGCCCGCGCTGGCCCAGGGCAAATCCCCCACACTGGACGCCGTGCGCGCCAAGGGCGAGCTGGCCTGTGGCGTGATCGGCAGCAGCTTCGGCTTTTCGCTGCCGGATTCCAAAGGGGTGATGCAGGGCATCGACGCCGACGGTTGCCGCGCCGTGGCGGCGGCCACGCTGGGCGATGCGTCCAAGGTGCGCTACGTGCCGCTGCAAGCCTCGCAGCGGCTGTCGGCCCTGCAATCGGGCGAGGTCGATGTGCTTTATGCCCAGCTGACCTGGACCCTGACCCGCGAGACGGATTCCGGCGTGCAGATGGCGGCGGTGAACTATTTCGACGGCACCGGCTTCATGGTGCCCAAGGAACTGGGCGTGGAAAGCGCCGCCGATCTGGATGGCGCCAGCGTCTGCACCCTGCAAGGGCCGGGCGAAGTGACCATGCGGGACTACTTCGGCTTTCTGGGCAAAGACTACACCCCTGTCTTGTTCTCTGAAGGCGCCGAGGCCCGCAAGGCGTTCCTCGCCGGGCGCTGCGATGCCTACATGATCGACCAGTCGTTCCTGATCTCGTTCCACAATTCGCTGGGGGCGGACAAGGACAAGTTCATGGTGCTGCCCGAGACCATCTCGAACGAACCGCTGACCGGCGCGGTGCGCAAGGGCGATCCGGCGTGGTTCGACATCGTGCGCTATGCCCATATCGCCATGGTCAACGCCGAGGAACACGGGATCACCAGCGCGAATGTCGGCAGCTTTGGCGCCGAGGCGTCGCCGGCGGTCAAGCGTATTCTGGGGCTGGATGGCAAGCTGGGGGAATCGCTGGGGCTGGACCCGGAATGGGCCAAGCGCATCATCGCGCAGGTCGGCAACTATGCCGAGGTCTGGGACAGGTCGTTCGGCGCCACCGGGGCGGATCGGTCGCAGAACAACCTGCCAAAGAACGGCGGGCTGCAAGTGCCCTATCCGATGCGCTGA
- a CDS encoding helix-turn-helix transcriptional regulator, whose product MIAPSTDAERRLVMDALAWVVNGMSRIIGPDVEMVLHDLSRPEASVVAIANGTISRRSVGSAIFSGPFGDEGLRELIEGGDRDEPVTVVADYRTTLPDGRQLESLSLMFRGSDGKAYAALCANADRHRLRQLRDLLDGMLASPRSPEPAEDPASVDEMARRIIEDSIAATGARGEPLGREDRRRAVLAMQARGLFLIRQSVELAAERLGVTRHTIYNDLERRDGDPV is encoded by the coding sequence GTGATAGCCCCCAGCACCGATGCCGAACGCCGCCTTGTGATGGATGCGCTGGCCTGGGTGGTCAACGGCATGTCACGCATCATCGGGCCGGATGTGGAAATGGTGCTGCATGACCTGTCGCGGCCCGAAGCGTCGGTCGTGGCGATTGCCAATGGCACCATCAGCCGGCGCAGCGTGGGGTCGGCAATCTTTTCCGGCCCCTTCGGCGACGAGGGCCTGCGCGAGCTGATCGAGGGGGGCGACCGGGACGAACCCGTCACGGTGGTGGCCGATTACCGCACCACCCTGCCCGACGGGCGGCAGCTGGAATCGCTCAGCCTGATGTTCCGCGGCAGTGACGGCAAGGCCTATGCCGCGCTTTGCGCCAATGCCGACCGCCACCGCCTGCGCCAGCTGCGCGACCTGCTGGATGGCATGCTGGCAAGCCCGCGCAGCCCCGAACCGGCCGAGGATCCCGCCTCGGTGGACGAGATGGCGCGGCGCATCATCGAAGACAGCATCGCCGCCACCGGCGCGCGGGGCGAACCCCTGGGCCGCGAGGACCGGCGCCGCGCCGTTCTGGCCATGCAGGCGCGCGGGCTGTTCCTGATTCGACAAAGTGTCGAACTGGCGGCCGAGCGTCTGGGGGTGACCCGCCACACGATTTATAACGATCTTGAGCGTCGGGACGGCGATCCGGTGTAG
- a CDS encoding RidA family protein: MTPEHRLAALGLTLPPVPAPLAVYVPLRRHRDMVWLAGQGPLRDGRPLRTGKFGAELRLEDGAELARLTALNALAVLKAELGELSRIRAILHLNGYVASTPDFLLHHLVINGASELLAEVLGEAGHHARVAMGTNVLPMDIPLEISMVVAVDA, encoded by the coding sequence ATGACCCCCGAACACCGCCTTGCCGCCTTGGGCCTGACCCTGCCGCCGGTGCCTGCGCCGCTGGCGGTCTATGTGCCGCTGCGGCGCCACCGCGATATGGTCTGGCTGGCGGGGCAGGGGCCGCTGCGCGATGGCAGGCCGCTGCGCACCGGCAAGTTCGGCGCCGAACTTCGGCTGGAGGATGGCGCGGAACTGGCCCGCCTGACCGCGCTGAACGCGCTGGCCGTGCTGAAGGCCGAGTTGGGGGAACTGTCGCGCATCCGGGCCATTCTGCATCTGAACGGCTATGTCGCCTCGACCCCGGATTTCCTGCTGCACCATCTGGTGATCAACGGCGCGTCCGAACTGCTGGCCGAGGTGCTGGGAGAGGCGGGCCACCATGCCCGCGTGGCCATGGGCACCAATGTGCTGCCCATGGACATCCCGCTGGAAATCTCGATGGTTGTGGCCGTCGACGCCTAA
- a CDS encoding aminotransferase class V-fold PLP-dependent enzyme, producing the protein MLSDAEVAAIRDGFPWLSQRVYLDTGATGLPVPGAGAAAARVYDRLMAQGYDGGDHWRALGPKVAGRLATRTGTAASGIVFAQSSADALIRVLSSLPMRAGDRVVMAADEFPTFLEIGRQWQARGADLVLVPIGDEGERTERLAAAVTPGTRWLGVSHVGWATGTRVDLGVLGAACRASGARLIVDGVHGLGATPVDAAPADAYVMSFFKWMLAGFGLGAAIVAPGLAAELQPAQRGYFNPAPSQSLHHSHLNYTGLAVLDHALDYMDGLGPDRLLQRVAALQGTLAQRLHDDGHSVLTPPGQAAGLTCLAHPDPETAARALAAQGISVSPRGRALRISTHFYNSNGDLDRLVQALAQMKD; encoded by the coding sequence ATGCTGTCAGATGCCGAAGTTGCCGCGATCCGGGACGGGTTTCCGTGGCTGTCGCAGCGGGTCTATCTGGATACCGGGGCCACCGGCCTGCCGGTGCCAGGCGCCGGGGCGGCGGCGGCGCGGGTCTATGACCGGCTGATGGCGCAGGGCTATGATGGCGGCGATCATTGGCGGGCGCTGGGACCGAAGGTGGCCGGGCGGCTGGCCACCCGCACCGGCACGGCGGCCTCTGGCATCGTCTTTGCGCAAAGCAGCGCCGATGCGCTGATCCGGGTGTTGTCGTCGCTGCCGATGCGGGCGGGGGACCGGGTGGTGATGGCGGCCGACGAGTTTCCCACCTTTCTGGAGATCGGCCGCCAGTGGCAGGCACGCGGGGCAGACCTGGTGCTGGTGCCCATCGGCGACGAAGGCGAACGCACCGAACGGCTGGCCGCCGCAGTCACGCCGGGCACGCGCTGGCTGGGGGTATCGCATGTGGGCTGGGCCACGGGCACGCGGGTGGATCTGGGCGTGCTGGGCGCGGCGTGCCGGGCGTCAGGGGCGCGGCTGATCGTCGATGGGGTTCACGGGCTGGGGGCAACCCCGGTGGATGCGGCACCGGCCGATGCCTATGTGATGTCGTTCTTCAAATGGATGCTGGCGGGCTTTGGCCTGGGGGCGGCCATCGTGGCGCCGGGGCTGGCTGCCGAATTGCAGCCCGCACAGCGCGGCTATTTCAACCCCGCGCCATCGCAAAGCCTGCACCATTCGCATCTGAACTACACCGGGCTGGCGGTGCTGGACCATGCGCTGGACTATATGGACGGGCTGGGGCCGGACCGGCTGTTGCAGCGGGTGGCGGCGTTGCAGGGCACGCTGGCGCAGCGGCTGCACGACGACGGCCACAGCGTGCTGACCCCGCCAGGGCAGGCGGCGGGCCTGACCTGCCTGGCCCATCCCGATCCCGAAACGGCCGCCAGGGCGCTGGCGGCGCAGGGCATCTCGGTCAGCCCGCGCGGGCGGGCGCTGCGGATTTCGACGCATTTCTACAATTCCAACGGCGATCTGGACAGGCTGGTCCAGGCGCTGGCGCAGATGAAGGACTGA